In the Vitis vinifera cultivar Pinot Noir 40024 chromosome 2, ASM3070453v1 genome, one interval contains:
- the LOC100249371 gene encoding uncharacterized protein LOC100249371 isoform X1: protein MGSSSSKPHSASSTSSSSVHRAHRVFHSSCLRPPSGSHHSDSDNDSDDHPVSDHQNKENGCNGPCTDQNETESDQLKSGCFRKVKVEQPDEMPSISSNVGLQEWDQANFTRTSSRAGSSSTRASSTQSLNPSSRFLSRFSLIPGNISFRLSRASSLGSSRAYPVSSSSITSNSGEELHLRTGPSNSLVNRNGTQQGSDLLPVCLINRSPTSYYEDNSANRRLDPPSSVFSDNMRDNPTITTHDVNLHSTSGHAEIESMETRLADRRIGPREPVERNVRFSRTLSVGRLRDRVLRRSSFSDLTFCPLRREREARDMSQGSERQVLDNETRAPATDRNVATSPTSSGYPLSSMSSSLFGSQDFEMETSRSRDARYHDLLEHRSNFLERRRRIRSQVRALQRLGSRFENLSGHERSCISSGQHRTGRCTCRVNTRDANSNDDTSARASISRIVMLAEALFEVLDEIHQQSVVLSSRPSVSSIGSVPAPNEVVESLPLKLYDKSQKHQNDEAAQCYICLVEYEEGDNMRVLPCHHEFHRTCVDKWLKEIHRVCPLCRGDICRSGSLLAEN from the exons ATGGGATCCAGTTCCAGCAAACCCCATTCAGCTTCTTCAACTTCATCTTCATCCGTACATAGAGCTCACAGGGTTTTCCACTCATCATGCCTCAGGCCTCCATCTGGATCTCACCACAGTGACAGTGACAATGACAGTGATGACCACCCG GTTTCTGATCATCAGAACAAAGAAAATGGCTGCAATGGTCCGTGCACAGATCAGAATGAGACAGAGTCTGATCAATTGAAAAGTGGGTGTTTCAGAAAGGTTAAAGTTGAACAACCTGATGAAATGCCCTCCATATCTTCTAATGTTGGTCTCCAGGAGTGGGACCAAGCGAATTTCACTCGTACTTCCTCCAGAGCAGGTAGCAGCTCCACCCGAGCTTCATCGACTCAATCCTTGAACCCTTCTAGTCGCTTCCTCTCTCGCTTTAGTTTAATTCCTGGTAACATAAGCTTCAGGCTAAGCAGAGCAAGCAGTTTAGGTTCATCTCGAGCTTATCCTGTTTCTTCCTCAAGTATTACTTCGAACAGTGGAGAAGAGCTGCATCTACGCACTGGACCTTCCAATAGCTTGGTTAATAGAAATGGGACTCAACAAGGGAGTGATTTGCTTCCTGTATGCCTGATAAATAGATCTCCCACATCATATTATGAAGATAATTCTGCTAATAGAAGACTAGACCCTCCATCATCTGTTTTTTCTGACAATATGCGGGATAACCCAACAATTACTACTCATGATGTAAATTTACATTCTACAAGTGGTCATGCTGAGATAGAGAGCATGGAGACAAGGCTTGCTGATAGGCGGATTGGACCTCGAGAACCTGTAGAACGGAATGTTCGTTTTAGCCGAACCTTAAGTGTTGGAAGACTCCGTGACAGAGTTCTTCGACGATCTTCATTTTCTGACTTAACATTTTGTCCTCTGAGAAGAGAGAGGGAAGCAAGAGATATGAGTCAGGGTAGTGAGAGGCAGGTTTTGGACAATGAGACAAGAGCACCAGCAACTGACAGGAATGTTGCAACCTCACCAACTTCATCTGGGTATCCTCTGTCCAGTATGTCTAGCTCCTTGTTTGGCAGCCAAGATTTTGAGATGGAAACCTCACGTTCTAGGGATGCCAGGTATCATGATCTGCTGGAACATAGATCAAATTTTCTTGAGAGGAGAAGACGAATAAGATCTCAG GTTCGTGCTCTTCAGAGGCTAGGCAGTCGTTTTGAGAACCTGTCTGGACATGAGAGATCTTGTATCTCATCAGGTCAACATAGAACAGGTCGTTGTACATGCCGTGTAAATACTCGGGATGCTAATTCAAATGATGACACTAGTGCTAGGGCTAGCATATCAAGAATTGTTATGTTGGCTGAAGCGCTGTTTGAG GTTCTGGATGAAATTCACCAGCAATCTGTGGTCTTATCGTCCCGACCTTCTGTATCTTCTATTGGTTCTGTTCCTGCTCCAAATGAAGTTGTAGAATCTTTGCCTTTGAAATTATACGACAAGTCacaaaaacatcaaaatgatGAGGCTGCACA ATGTTATATATGCCTTGTGGAGTATGAGGAAGGAGACAACATGCGGGTGTTACCTTGCCATCATGAATTTCATAGGACATGTGTAGACAAGTGGCTAAAAGAGATACACAG GGTATGCCCACTTTGCCGCGGGGATATTTGCAGATCAGGTTCATTGCTTGCAGAAAACTAA
- the LOC100249371 gene encoding uncharacterized protein LOC100249371 isoform X2: protein MGSSSSKPHSASSTSSSSVHRAHRVFHSSCLRPPSGSHHSDSDNDSDDHPNKENGCNGPCTDQNETESDQLKSGCFRKVKVEQPDEMPSISSNVGLQEWDQANFTRTSSRAGSSSTRASSTQSLNPSSRFLSRFSLIPGNISFRLSRASSLGSSRAYPVSSSSITSNSGEELHLRTGPSNSLVNRNGTQQGSDLLPVCLINRSPTSYYEDNSANRRLDPPSSVFSDNMRDNPTITTHDVNLHSTSGHAEIESMETRLADRRIGPREPVERNVRFSRTLSVGRLRDRVLRRSSFSDLTFCPLRREREARDMSQGSERQVLDNETRAPATDRNVATSPTSSGYPLSSMSSSLFGSQDFEMETSRSRDARYHDLLEHRSNFLERRRRIRSQVRALQRLGSRFENLSGHERSCISSGQHRTGRCTCRVNTRDANSNDDTSARASISRIVMLAEALFEVLDEIHQQSVVLSSRPSVSSIGSVPAPNEVVESLPLKLYDKSQKHQNDEAAQCYICLVEYEEGDNMRVLPCHHEFHRTCVDKWLKEIHRVCPLCRGDICRSGSLLAEN, encoded by the exons ATGGGATCCAGTTCCAGCAAACCCCATTCAGCTTCTTCAACTTCATCTTCATCCGTACATAGAGCTCACAGGGTTTTCCACTCATCATGCCTCAGGCCTCCATCTGGATCTCACCACAGTGACAGTGACAATGACAGTGATGACCACCCG AACAAAGAAAATGGCTGCAATGGTCCGTGCACAGATCAGAATGAGACAGAGTCTGATCAATTGAAAAGTGGGTGTTTCAGAAAGGTTAAAGTTGAACAACCTGATGAAATGCCCTCCATATCTTCTAATGTTGGTCTCCAGGAGTGGGACCAAGCGAATTTCACTCGTACTTCCTCCAGAGCAGGTAGCAGCTCCACCCGAGCTTCATCGACTCAATCCTTGAACCCTTCTAGTCGCTTCCTCTCTCGCTTTAGTTTAATTCCTGGTAACATAAGCTTCAGGCTAAGCAGAGCAAGCAGTTTAGGTTCATCTCGAGCTTATCCTGTTTCTTCCTCAAGTATTACTTCGAACAGTGGAGAAGAGCTGCATCTACGCACTGGACCTTCCAATAGCTTGGTTAATAGAAATGGGACTCAACAAGGGAGTGATTTGCTTCCTGTATGCCTGATAAATAGATCTCCCACATCATATTATGAAGATAATTCTGCTAATAGAAGACTAGACCCTCCATCATCTGTTTTTTCTGACAATATGCGGGATAACCCAACAATTACTACTCATGATGTAAATTTACATTCTACAAGTGGTCATGCTGAGATAGAGAGCATGGAGACAAGGCTTGCTGATAGGCGGATTGGACCTCGAGAACCTGTAGAACGGAATGTTCGTTTTAGCCGAACCTTAAGTGTTGGAAGACTCCGTGACAGAGTTCTTCGACGATCTTCATTTTCTGACTTAACATTTTGTCCTCTGAGAAGAGAGAGGGAAGCAAGAGATATGAGTCAGGGTAGTGAGAGGCAGGTTTTGGACAATGAGACAAGAGCACCAGCAACTGACAGGAATGTTGCAACCTCACCAACTTCATCTGGGTATCCTCTGTCCAGTATGTCTAGCTCCTTGTTTGGCAGCCAAGATTTTGAGATGGAAACCTCACGTTCTAGGGATGCCAGGTATCATGATCTGCTGGAACATAGATCAAATTTTCTTGAGAGGAGAAGACGAATAAGATCTCAG GTTCGTGCTCTTCAGAGGCTAGGCAGTCGTTTTGAGAACCTGTCTGGACATGAGAGATCTTGTATCTCATCAGGTCAACATAGAACAGGTCGTTGTACATGCCGTGTAAATACTCGGGATGCTAATTCAAATGATGACACTAGTGCTAGGGCTAGCATATCAAGAATTGTTATGTTGGCTGAAGCGCTGTTTGAG GTTCTGGATGAAATTCACCAGCAATCTGTGGTCTTATCGTCCCGACCTTCTGTATCTTCTATTGGTTCTGTTCCTGCTCCAAATGAAGTTGTAGAATCTTTGCCTTTGAAATTATACGACAAGTCacaaaaacatcaaaatgatGAGGCTGCACA ATGTTATATATGCCTTGTGGAGTATGAGGAAGGAGACAACATGCGGGTGTTACCTTGCCATCATGAATTTCATAGGACATGTGTAGACAAGTGGCTAAAAGAGATACACAG GGTATGCCCACTTTGCCGCGGGGATATTTGCAGATCAGGTTCATTGCTTGCAGAAAACTAA